The Platichthys flesus chromosome 10, fPlaFle2.1, whole genome shotgun sequence genome includes a window with the following:
- the fsip1 gene encoding fibrous sheath-interacting protein 1, whose product METIRGSLEDISRPASSEPTSSRASRRGPDVQIQMSSEETATSSSACGPDQGQSHSDITDGDPEVQRAMEEMRRLDEILSVKICREKEVKRQRKEHQARLWQDLQQNKPQSHSECAHEALNTKLFLALEEDIGKEEEEEKEDSYVPVFETQIPDSDRERQRLEPSYKKPENFTDSSETGEEQCEDSHCGASRGKKKQRDFVKRNIELAVGDGDQMLLTQAEKQRLAELLQQIDEEEEDVARGADSEKPGSLVQLYHKLQLLSW is encoded by the exons ATGGAAACGATCAGAGGGAGTTTAGAGGACATTTCCCGACCTGCTTCGAGTGAACCAACGAGCAGCCGTGCGTCCAGAAGAGGTCCTGATGTTCAG ATCCAGATGAGCTCTGAGGAGACTGCAACCAGCTCCTCAGCCTGTGGTCCTGACCAAG gtcagtctcactctgacatcACGGATGGAGATCCAGAAGTACAGAGAGCTATGGAGGAAATGAGACGTCTTGATGAAATACTGTCTGTAAAgatctgcagagaaaaagaagTCAAGCGTCAGAGGAAAGAGCATCAAGCCAGACTCTGGCAAGATCTCCAG CAGAATAAACCCCAAAGTCACTCTGAATGTGCTCACGAAGCTTTGAACACAAAGCTGTTTTTAGCCTTGGAAGAAGACATTG ggaaagaggaagaagaagaaaaggaggacagCTATGTGCCTGTCTTTGAAACCCAGATTCCTGACAGTGACCGTGAGAGACAACGTTTGGAGCCAA GTTATAAGAAGCCAGAGAACTTCACAGACTCATCGGAGACTGGAGAAGAGCAATGTGAAGACAGCCACTGTGGAGCTTCCAGAGGCAAGAAAAAACAGAGGGACTTTGTCAAGAGAAACATTGAG CTTGCAGTTGGTGATGGGGACCAAATGCTTTTGACCCAGGCTGAGAAACAGCGTCTGGCCGAGCTCCTCCAACAAAtagacgaagaggaagaggacgttGCCAGAGGCGCAGACAGCGAG AAGCCGGGATCTCTCGTACAGCTCTACCataagctgcagctgctctcgtGGTGA